Proteins from a single region of Amblyomma americanum isolate KBUSLIRL-KWMA chromosome 10, ASM5285725v1, whole genome shotgun sequence:
- the LOC144108209 gene encoding putative glutamate receptor — MYDRPLRVSIMPYSPHTVVAGGTHGGYVLSGPVGNIFNSLVQALRFNFSIALPPEVTTGSPQPDGSWTGCMGMLHRNESDLAMGPFFPATERLTIAKPTAVFYLEELRILAGRTTSEESSVFGYIMAFDWMVWMFLSVALLIVSAVTALLNHLHAKMMGHRPSVIDQLTDAMWMYVENLFLEASASAPKRSGQRLLSAVWWLATVVLMNAFCGHMRACLMIKSEVERIESASHLVRRPQTVPHMWLGTSYVAMVANSTNPELRQIGRVVRDRATAVPVAEMYGKPLLKRVARGQAAIISDATSLAFRVSSVCGDFSGAEFYLAREGLVSHPLNSFARNDIDPKLFADINMVIGRLVEAGLVNYWWSRAMGDMKRCGGGSSSTSGPEQASTLTFEDILGVFVLWLACVGVSCIAFLGEMCVLFKKGTSLKAPVSMARRRRFGRLPRSWRVV, encoded by the exons ATGTACGACCGCCCTTTAAGAGTTTCCATCATGCCC TACAGCCCTCACACGGTTGTGGCCGGTGGTACCCATGGCGGGTACGTTCTTTCCGGACCAGTGGGAAACATCTTCAACTCTCTGGTCCAAGCACTGCGTTTCAA CTTCTCCATCGCTCTACCGCCAGAAGTCACTACTGGCAGCCCGCAGCCTGACGGCTCCTGGACTGGCTGCATGGGCATGCTGCATCGTAAT GAGAGTGACCTGGCCATGGGTCCGTTCTTCCCTGCCACTGAACGCCTCACCATCGCCAAACCTACGGCCGTCTTCTACCTCGAGGAACTGCGCATCCTGGCAGGTCGCACAACATCCGAGGAGAGCAGTGTCTTCGGATACATAATGGCTTTTGACTGGATG GTTTGGATGTTCCTCAGCGTGGCACTTCTCATCGTGTCTGCGGTGACTGCCTTGCTTAACCACCTGCACGCTAAAATGATGGGGCACCGCCCTTCTGTCATAGACCAGCTTACTGATGCGATGTGGATGTACGTGGAAAACCTCTTTTTAGAAG CGTCGGCCAGTGCCCCAAAGCGCAGCGGCCAACGGCTGCTGAGCGCCGTCTGGTGGTTGGCCACGGTGGTGCTGATGAACGCCTTCTGCGGCCACATGCGCGCCTGCCTGATGATCAAGTCAGAGGTGGAGAGGATTGAGAGTGCTAGCCATCTAGTGCGGAGGCCGCAAACCGTACCGCACATGTGGCTAGGCACTTCCTACGTCGCTATGGTGGCG AACTCGACTAATCCTGAGTTGCGCCAGATCGGCCGTGTGGTCCGTGACCGGGCCACCGCGGTGCCAGTGGCCGAGATGTACGGCAAGCCTCTGCTCAAGCGAGTAGCACGAGGACAGGCCGCCATAATCAGTGACGCCACCTCACTCGCCTTCCGGGTTTCTTCCGTATGCGGGGACTTCTCTGGAGCGGAGTTCTACCTGGCCCGGGAGGGCCTCGTGTCACACCCGCTCAACAGCTTTGCCCGTAACGATATCGATCCGAAACTCTTCGCTGACATCAACATGGT CATTGGGCGACTCGTGGAAGCCGGATTGGTCAACTACTGGTGGAGCCGGGCAATGGGTGACATGAAGCGCTGCGGAGGCGGATCTTCCTCTACCTCAGGACCAGAGCAGGCGTCCACTCTGACCTTCGAAGACATCTTGGGGGTGTTCGTACTCTGGCTGGCTTGCGTCGGCGTCTCCTGCATTGCCTTCCTCGGAGAGATGTGTGTGCTATTCAAGAAAGGGACTTCCCTAAAGGCACCGGTCAGCATGGCGCGCAGGCGCCGCTTTGGACGGCTTCCGAGGTCGTGGAGGGTCGTGTGA
- the LOC144106640 gene encoding glutathione S-transferase-like — translation MSPVLGYWNIRGMVQPIRNLLVYEGIEFEDKRYNYGPEPDFDREEWYGEKFSLGLKFSNLPYYIDDDIKMTQSVAIIRYLARQHDLVARDEEETQELDQLEQHARDLAWNLIMAVASPNYDETRPKYEQRMEGILQPWEEQLQEKLWVLGERLTYVDFLLYEALDWNYELNANAFESFPIFTAYLKRFEELPNVEEYLNSDRYSKYPILGPMIQWGFEKE, via the exons ATGTCTCCAGTCCTTGGTTATTGGAACATAAGAGGCATGGTGCAGCCCATACGCAACCTGCTAGTGTACGAGGGCATCGAGTTCGAAGACAAACGCTACAACTACGGTCCAGAGCCAGACTTCGACCGGGAAGAATGGTACGGGGAAAAGTTCTCCCTGGGCCTGAAGTTTTCCAACCTTCCGTACTATATCGACGACGACATCAAGATGACGCAGAGCGTCGCCATCATTCGCTATCTGGCTCGCCAGCACGACCTAGTTGCAAG ggACGAAGAAGAAACGCAGGAGTTGGACCAGCTGGAGCAGCACGCGCGTGACTTGGCGTGGAACCTGATTATGGCGGTCGCGTCGCCCAACTACGACGAGACTCGGCCCAAGTACGAACAAAGGATGGAGGGCATCCTTCAGCCCTGGGAAGAGCAGCTGCAAGAGAAGCTGTGGGTCCTCGGGGAGAGGCTCACATACGTGGACTTCCTTCTCTACGAGGCCCTAGACTGGAACTACGAGCTGAACGCGAATGCGTTCGAGAGTTTTCCAATATTTACGGCTTACTTGAAGCGATTTGAGGAGCTACCAAACGTCGAGGAGTACCTCAACTCCGACAGATACAGCAAATATCCGATCCTGGGACCAATGATTCAATGGGGCTTCGAGAAGGAGTAG